Proteins encoded in a region of the Cytobacillus pseudoceanisediminis genome:
- a CDS encoding DUF805 domain-containing protein: protein MNAFINVVKESFNFSGRSRRREYWMFILFTFLISIILTIIEMIFGWEITEDIGVLTTLFSLIMLIPSLSVTVRRLHDTGKSGWWILISLIPLIGGIIILIFTLMDSEPGSNKYGPYPKKAV, encoded by the coding sequence ATGAATGCATTTATTAATGTGGTTAAAGAATCATTTAATTTCAGCGGAAGATCCAGACGAAGAGAATATTGGATGTTTATTTTGTTTACATTTCTCATCTCAATCATTTTAACTATTATTGAGATGATTTTTGGATGGGAGATTACAGAGGACATTGGAGTCCTTACAACTCTTTTCTCTCTGATTATGTTAATTCCGAGTCTTTCTGTAACTGTCAGAAGGCTGCACGACACCGGGAAAAGCGGCTGGTGGATTCTAATTTCTTTGATTCCTTTAATCGGGGGGATTATAATCCTCATCTTTACTCTAATGGATAGTGAACCTGGATCAAATAAATACGGGCCATATCCTAAAAAAGCAGTATAA
- a CDS encoding VOC family protein: MAKVIGFELNSQDPEKAAEFYSNVFGWEIEEPNWGYWPVKTGNDQNQAVNGGISKGPNDYPHGTRIQIEVESIDESISLAKENGAMVVRDKMEFDDFYLAYLVDPVGLGFGLIQKKG, from the coding sequence ATGGCGAAAGTAATCGGATTTGAATTAAACAGCCAGGATCCGGAAAAAGCAGCTGAGTTTTATTCCAATGTTTTCGGATGGGAGATTGAAGAACCGAATTGGGGATATTGGCCAGTCAAGACAGGAAATGACCAAAATCAAGCTGTAAATGGGGGCATCAGTAAAGGGCCAAACGATTATCCGCATGGAACCCGTATTCAGATAGAAGTGGAATCGATTGACGAATCCATTTCTCTTGCAAAGGAAAATGGGGCAATGGTGGTAAGGGACAAAATGGAATTTGATGATTTCTATCTTGCCTATCTGGTGGATCCGGTCGGGCTTGGGTTTGGGCTTATACAGAAAAAGGGATAA
- a CDS encoding DUF1572 family protein, whose amino-acid sequence MSIGANYLMIVKKRFQAVKELADITIQRLSNEELNWACNEESNSTAVIIRHMSGNMVSRWTNFLTSDGEKPYRNRDEEFSTATATKDELLLIWEKGWKVLFSALDSLKEEDLLKNITIRGESHLVMDAIERQMAHYSYHVGQIVYIGKLLKNEEWESLSIPRGKSDEFLKEMLDKHDAGK is encoded by the coding sequence ATGAGTATAGGTGCAAATTATCTAATGATCGTAAAGAAAAGATTCCAGGCAGTGAAGGAATTAGCGGATATAACCATTCAGCGGCTTTCCAATGAGGAATTGAATTGGGCTTGCAATGAAGAGTCCAATAGTACAGCGGTAATTATCAGGCATATGAGCGGCAATATGGTTTCACGGTGGACCAATTTTTTGACATCAGATGGAGAAAAGCCTTATCGAAACAGGGATGAGGAGTTTTCAACAGCCACAGCCACAAAGGATGAACTATTATTGATTTGGGAAAAAGGGTGGAAAGTACTGTTTTCCGCTTTAGATAGTTTAAAAGAGGAGGATCTGCTTAAAAATATCACTATTCGAGGCGAGAGCCATCTAGTTATGGATGCAATAGAAAGGCAGATGGCCCATTATTCTTACCATGTTGGACAGATTGTTTATATCGGCAAGCTATTAAAAAACGAAGAGTGGGAAAGTCTCAGTATTCCGAGAGGGAAATCCGATGAATTTCTTAAGGAAATGCTCGACAAGCACGATGCCGGAAAATAG
- a CDS encoding lipid II flippase Amj family protein: protein MDLMTGKIVFTSLFIILIHSIETLAYAVRLSGARVKLIASGLSLFSTIVIVSRMANMGQQPLLGSIIDTAPEQNFLVYVESQFRVLIGASTIGTIIGILLLPTFIAIFSRAIIRLADEEGSVPSLLKIGFNWKSAKRMVKHFKIPRISYLNGLKLSEIPKRLFLFNMFVTAIYTIGVLAALYASLLTTASSNTAVMASGLINGVATILLSIFVDPKISVMSDNVVHGKAKYSNLKGISIMMVTSRLIGTVLAQIMFIPGAYYIAWASKFFV from the coding sequence TTGGATCTTATGACGGGGAAAATCGTGTTTACTTCTTTATTTATTATCCTTATACATAGTATTGAAACACTGGCTTATGCAGTCCGATTATCGGGTGCCAGGGTCAAGCTGATAGCATCAGGGCTTTCTTTGTTCAGTACCATTGTCATTGTTTCACGAATGGCAAACATGGGGCAGCAGCCTTTGCTTGGCAGTATTATTGATACAGCGCCTGAACAAAACTTTCTCGTTTATGTGGAAAGCCAATTCAGGGTGTTAATAGGGGCATCCACAATAGGAACCATAATTGGAATTCTATTGCTCCCAACATTCATAGCCATTTTCTCAAGAGCGATTATCCGTCTTGCCGATGAGGAAGGGTCGGTTCCTTCATTACTGAAAATCGGGTTTAATTGGAAATCGGCAAAGAGAATGGTTAAACATTTTAAAATTCCGAGAATCTCCTATTTAAATGGGCTTAAACTTAGTGAAATTCCAAAACGGCTATTTTTATTCAATATGTTTGTAACAGCCATATATACAATTGGAGTACTGGCAGCCTTATATGCTTCCCTGCTTACAACGGCTAGCTCAAATACTGCTGTAATGGCATCCGGACTCATAAACGGTGTGGCAACGATTCTTCTATCCATTTTTGTGGACCCGAAAATTTCTGTTATGTCAGATAATGTGGTGCACGGGAAGGCCAAGTATTCGAATTTAAAAGGAATTTCGATTATGATGGTTACCTCCAGATTGATTGGAACAGTCCTTGCACAAATCATGTTTATACCCGGTGCATATTACATAGCCTGGGCTTCAAAGTTTTTTGTATAA
- a CDS encoding DedA family protein, with translation MSEIIISFIDFLKQFSYFGILLSLCFEFIPAEVVLPLAGFWVFQGDFNYYLVVLAGTVGGTIGPLTLYALGRYGGRPMVLKYGKYFLVSQKQIDASDKFFEKYGAGVAFFARFMPVVRTAISIPCGMAKMNVWKFSIYTFLAMLPITAFYVYLGYKLGPHYKEAEEIFNSYALPLALIIIAAVIIVFTYKYVNKRKKSQSI, from the coding sequence ATGTCAGAAATTATTATCAGCTTTATTGATTTCTTAAAACAGTTTTCTTACTTTGGTATTTTGCTTTCATTATGCTTTGAATTTATCCCGGCAGAAGTGGTTCTTCCTTTGGCGGGCTTTTGGGTCTTCCAGGGAGACTTTAATTATTATTTAGTCGTATTAGCAGGTACAGTGGGAGGAACGATTGGACCGCTGACTTTATATGCATTGGGCAGATATGGCGGCCGTCCAATGGTTTTAAAATACGGAAAATATTTCTTGGTTTCTCAAAAACAGATTGATGCTTCGGACAAGTTTTTTGAAAAATATGGCGCAGGGGTAGCTTTCTTCGCCCGATTTATGCCAGTTGTCCGTACTGCGATTTCCATTCCATGCGGGATGGCCAAAATGAATGTGTGGAAGTTCTCTATCTATACATTCCTCGCAATGCTGCCGATTACCGCATTCTATGTTTATTTAGGATATAAACTGGGCCCTCACTACAAAGAAGCAGAGGAAATTTTTAATAGCTATGCCCTGCCTCTAGCCCTGATCATCATTGCAGCAGTCATTATAGTGTTCACTTACAAATATGTAAACAAGCGCAAAAAAAGCCAAAGTATATAA